From the Streptomyces pluripotens genome, one window contains:
- a CDS encoding MurR/RpiR family transcriptional regulator yields the protein MSATDSPATRLQALFEGHRLTPTQRRIAHNMVRRAADVPFLSSVELAELAGVSQPSVTRFAVALGFDGYPALRKHLREVVPTEPVAEAGAYNEYQKAVEAEIENLRHLAELLADPRPVQRAGRILASSRALPVFGLRAAASQAHGFAYFAAKVHPDVRLLNEGGTMIHDRIDAAVRAGATALMCFALPRHPREVVDTLAHAKDAGLTVVTVADSVFAPVARYSDLLLPAAVGTGLAFDTACAPMLLGRVLLEALCDDLPDAQARLEEFDANAAARGLFVE from the coding sequence ATGAGCGCGACCGACAGCCCTGCGACCCGGTTGCAGGCCCTTTTCGAGGGCCACCGGCTGACGCCGACCCAGCGCCGCATCGCGCACAACATGGTGCGCCGTGCCGCCGACGTACCCTTCCTGTCGAGCGTGGAACTGGCCGAACTGGCCGGGGTCAGCCAGCCTTCGGTGACCCGGTTCGCGGTCGCACTGGGCTTTGACGGCTACCCGGCGCTGCGCAAGCACCTGCGCGAGGTCGTGCCCACCGAGCCGGTCGCCGAAGCCGGCGCCTACAACGAGTACCAGAAGGCCGTTGAGGCCGAGATCGAGAACCTCAGGCACCTCGCGGAGCTGCTCGCCGACCCCCGACCGGTGCAGAGGGCGGGCCGGATCCTCGCATCGTCGCGTGCGCTGCCCGTCTTCGGGCTGCGCGCCGCCGCCTCCCAGGCGCACGGCTTCGCCTATTTCGCCGCCAAGGTCCACCCGGACGTCCGGCTGCTCAACGAGGGCGGAACGATGATCCACGACCGTATCGACGCGGCCGTCCGCGCGGGCGCGACCGCCCTGATGTGCTTCGCACTGCCGCGGCATCCGCGTGAGGTGGTCGACACTCTCGCCCATGCCAAGGACGCCGGCCTGACCGTCGTCACGGTCGCCGACTCCGTGTTCGCGCCGGTCGCCCGGTACTCCGACCTACTGCTGCCCGCCGCCGTCGGCACCGGGCTGGCCTTCGACACCGCGTGCGCACCGATGCTGCTCGGGCGGGTGCTGTTGGAGGCCCTCTGCGACGACCTGCCGGACGCGCAGGCGCGGCTGGAGGAGTTCGATGCGAACGCGGCTGCGCGGGGGCTCTTCGTGGAGTGA
- a CDS encoding membrane protein has protein sequence MNASDPRNAGLGKDPDLRKDLDATIRARRELGEAYDSALVDSFLEKVEQRIDGAVDRQVRRHLAEQHLVAARGTQRPKPSGSWAERYGFALITLVLAVPLSAIVSPLTGTSGLVATWLGIVGVNAVQALRLDPEHLAGRRPGRDRGVQDR, from the coding sequence ATGAACGCATCGGACCCACGGAACGCCGGCCTCGGGAAGGACCCCGACCTGAGGAAGGACCTCGACGCCACCATACGGGCACGCCGGGAACTGGGGGAGGCATACGACTCGGCGCTGGTGGACTCGTTCCTGGAGAAGGTCGAACAGCGGATCGACGGCGCCGTCGACCGCCAGGTACGGCGGCACCTGGCTGAGCAGCACCTAGTGGCGGCGCGCGGCACACAGCGACCGAAGCCGTCCGGTTCCTGGGCCGAGCGTTACGGCTTCGCCCTGATCACTCTGGTCCTGGCGGTCCCGCTGTCCGCGATCGTCAGCCCCCTCACCGGGACGTCCGGGCTGGTGGCCACCTGGCTCGGCATCGTCGGCGTCAACGCGGTGCAGGCCCTACGGCTCGACCCGGAACACCTTGCCGGCCGACGGCCCGGACGGGACCGCGGCGTCCAGGACCGCTGA
- the glmS gene encoding glutamine--fructose-6-phosphate transaminase (isomerizing): protein MCGIVGYVGSQSALDVVMAGLKRLEYRGYDSAGVAVLADGGLAFAKKAGKLVNLEKELVERPLPAGSTGIGHTRWATHGGPTDTNAHPHLDNAGRVAVVHNGIIENFAVLRAELTERGHELTSETDTEVVAHLLAEEFSTSADLAEAMRLVCRRLEGAFTLVAVHADEPDVVVGARRNSPLVVGVGEGEAFLASDVAAFIAHTRSAIELGQDQVVELRRDGVTVTGFDGRPGEVRSYHVDWDASAAEKGGYDYFMLKEIAEQPKAVADTLLGRIDPSGSLTLDEVRISPPELREVDKVVIVACGTAFHAGLIAKYAIEHFTRIPCEVELASEFRYRDPILDGRSLVIAISQSGETMDTLMALRHAREQGSKVLAICNTNGSTIPRESDAVLYTHAGPEVAVASTKAFLTQLVACYLVALYLGQVRGTKWGDEIQAAIKDLSRISEDVERVLETMEPVRALARTLATKNTVLFLGRHVGYPVALEGALKLKELAYMHAEGFAAGELKHGPIALIEEDVPVVVVVPSPRGRSVLHDKIVSNIQEIRARGARTIAIAEEGDEAVVPYADHLIRVPVTPTLLQPLVATVPLQVFACELATARGNEVDQPRNLAKSVTVE from the coding sequence ATGTGCGGAATCGTGGGATACGTAGGGTCGCAGTCGGCGCTCGATGTCGTGATGGCCGGGCTGAAGCGGCTGGAGTACCGGGGGTACGACTCGGCGGGTGTCGCCGTGTTGGCGGACGGCGGGCTGGCCTTTGCGAAGAAGGCCGGAAAGCTGGTCAACCTGGAGAAGGAACTGGTCGAACGGCCGCTGCCGGCGGGTTCGACGGGCATCGGTCACACGCGTTGGGCGACGCACGGCGGTCCCACGGACACGAACGCCCACCCGCACCTGGACAACGCCGGCCGGGTCGCCGTGGTCCACAACGGCATCATCGAGAACTTCGCGGTCCTGCGGGCGGAGTTGACCGAGCGGGGGCACGAACTGACCTCCGAGACGGACACGGAGGTAGTCGCGCACCTGCTTGCCGAGGAGTTCTCCACCAGTGCTGACCTGGCGGAGGCCATGCGGCTGGTGTGCCGGCGGCTGGAGGGCGCGTTCACGCTGGTCGCGGTACACGCGGACGAGCCGGACGTGGTCGTGGGGGCACGACGGAACTCCCCCCTCGTGGTGGGCGTCGGCGAGGGGGAGGCGTTCCTCGCCTCCGATGTCGCCGCGTTCATCGCCCATACGCGGTCGGCGATCGAGCTGGGCCAGGACCAGGTGGTGGAACTGCGCCGCGACGGCGTGACGGTGACGGGTTTCGACGGCCGCCCGGGCGAGGTCCGTTCCTATCACGTGGACTGGGACGCCTCCGCCGCCGAGAAGGGGGGCTATGACTACTTCATGCTCAAGGAGATCGCCGAACAGCCCAAGGCGGTCGCCGACACGCTGCTCGGGCGCATCGACCCGTCCGGCTCGCTGACCCTGGACGAGGTGCGGATCAGCCCGCCCGAGCTCCGAGAGGTCGACAAGGTCGTCATCGTCGCCTGCGGCACGGCCTTCCACGCCGGACTGATCGCCAAGTACGCCATCGAGCACTTCACGCGCATCCCGTGCGAGGTGGAGCTGGCGAGCGAGTTCCGTTACCGGGACCCGATCCTGGACGGACGTTCCCTGGTGATCGCCATCTCCCAGTCCGGGGAGACCATGGACACCCTCATGGCCCTCCGGCACGCCCGTGAGCAGGGCTCCAAGGTCCTGGCGATCTGCAACACCAACGGTTCGACCATCCCGCGCGAGTCGGACGCGGTGCTGTACACGCACGCCGGCCCCGAGGTCGCCGTCGCCTCCACGAAGGCGTTCTTGACCCAGCTGGTGGCCTGTTACCTGGTCGCGCTGTACCTGGGCCAGGTGCGGGGCACCAAATGGGGCGACGAGATCCAGGCGGCCATCAAGGACCTGTCCCGGATCTCCGAGGACGTCGAGCGGGTCCTGGAGACGATGGAGCCGGTACGGGCCCTGGCACGCACCCTGGCCACCAAGAACACGGTGCTGTTCCTGGGCCGGCACGTGGGGTATCCGGTGGCCCTTGAGGGCGCGTTGAAGCTGAAGGAGCTGGCGTACATGCACGCCGAGGGCTTCGCGGCGGGCGAGCTGAAGCACGGGCCGATCGCGCTGATCGAGGAGGACGTTCCGGTGGTGGTGGTCGTCCCGTCGCCGCGCGGTCGCTCGGTCCTGCACGACAAGATCGTCTCCAACATCCAGGAGATCCGGGCGCGTGGGGCGCGGACCATCGCCATCGCGGAGGAGGGGGACGAAGCCGTCGTCCCCTACGCCGACCACCTGATCCGCGTCCCCGTGACGCCGACGCTGCTGCAGCCGTTGGTGGCCACGGTCCCGCTGCAGGTCTTCGCCTGCGAGCTGGCCACCGCACGAGGAAACGAGGTGGATCAGCCGAGGAACCTGGCGAAGTCGGTGACGGTGGAGTGA
- the coaA gene encoding type I pantothenate kinase — translation MISPVSSIPRSAHRHRPEATPYVDLTRTEWSALRDKTPLPLTAEEVEKLRGLGDVIDLDEVRDIYLPLSRLLNLYVGATDGLRGALNTFLGEQGSQSGTPFVIGVAGSVAVGKSTVARLLQALLSRWPEHPRVELVTTDGFLLPTRELQARGLMSRKGFPESYDRRALTRFVADIKAGKDEVTAPVYSHLIYDIVADRRLTVRRPDILIVEGLNVLQPALPGKDGRTRVGLADYFDFSVYVDASAEDIERWYLNRFRKLRQTAFQNPDSYFRKYTQVSEEEALDYARTLWRTINKPNLVENIAPTRGRATLIVRKGADHKVQRLRLRKL, via the coding sequence GTGATCTCACCGGTCTCCTCCATACCCCGGAGCGCCCACCGGCACAGGCCGGAGGCGACTCCCTACGTGGACCTCACCCGTACCGAGTGGAGCGCGCTGCGCGACAAGACGCCGCTGCCGCTCACCGCCGAGGAGGTCGAGAAGCTGCGCGGTCTCGGCGATGTCATCGACCTGGACGAGGTGCGGGACATCTACCTCCCGCTTTCCCGGCTCCTCAACCTCTACGTCGGTGCCACCGATGGACTCAGGGGAGCGCTGAACACGTTCCTCGGCGAGCAGGGGTCCCAGTCCGGCACCCCGTTCGTCATAGGGGTCGCCGGATCGGTCGCGGTGGGGAAGTCGACGGTTGCCCGCCTGTTGCAGGCGCTGCTCTCCCGCTGGCCCGAGCACCCGCGCGTGGAGCTGGTGACCACGGACGGCTTCCTCCTACCCACCCGGGAGCTCCAGGCCCGCGGCCTGATGTCGCGGAAGGGCTTCCCCGAGTCCTACGACCGCCGGGCCCTCACCCGCTTCGTCGCCGACATCAAAGCCGGCAAGGACGAGGTGACGGCGCCCGTCTATTCCCACCTGATCTACGACATCGTCGCCGACCGGCGACTGACGGTCCGCCGCCCGGACATCCTGATCGTCGAGGGCCTGAACGTCCTCCAGCCCGCCCTGCCCGGCAAGGACGGCCGCACCCGGGTAGGCCTCGCGGACTACTTCGACTTCAGCGTGTACGTCGACGCGAGCGCCGAAGACATCGAGCGCTGGTACCTCAACCGCTTCAGGAAACTGCGCCAGACGGCCTTCCAGAACCCCGACTCGTACTTCCGCAAGTACACCCAGGTCTCCGAGGAGGAGGCTCTCGACTACGCCCGCACACTGTGGCGAACAATCAACAAGCCCAATCTGGTCGAGAACATCGCCCCGACCCGTGGCCGCGCCACCCTCATCGTGCGCAAGGGAGCGGACCACAAGGTGCAGCGGCTGAGGCTACGCAAGCTGTAG
- the glmM gene encoding phosphoglucosamine mutase produces MGRLFGTDGVRGVANADLTAEMALGLSVAAAHVLAEAGTFEGHKATAVVGRDPRASGEFLEAAMVAGLASAGVNVLRVGVLPTPAVAYLTGALGADLGVMLSASHNAMPDNGIKFFARGGHKLADELEDRIEAVYESHRHGEPWERPTGAGVGRVRSYDEGFEQYVGHLLTVLPNRLDGLKIVLDEAHGAASGVSPEAFSRAGAQVITIGAEPDGLNINDGCGSTHLGKLKAAVVEHGADFGIAHDGDADRCLAVDHTGEEVDGDQILSVLALAMRERSELRADTVVATVMSNLGFTLAMERAGIRLVQTAVGDRYVLEAMKEHGFALGGEQSGHVIILDHATTGDGTLTGLLLAARVAESGRTLRELVSVMERLPQVLINVPDVDKSRVKTSADLATAVSEAERELGETGRVLLRPSGTEPLVRVMVEAADIEQARSVAGRLADAVKSALG; encoded by the coding sequence GTGGGACGACTCTTCGGCACGGACGGCGTGCGCGGTGTCGCCAACGCGGATCTGACGGCCGAGATGGCGCTCGGCCTCTCCGTCGCCGCGGCGCACGTGCTGGCCGAGGCGGGCACCTTCGAGGGCCACAAGGCGACAGCGGTGGTCGGACGGGATCCGCGCGCGTCCGGGGAGTTCTTGGAAGCGGCCATGGTCGCGGGCCTGGCCAGCGCGGGCGTGAACGTGCTCCGGGTCGGCGTGCTGCCGACGCCGGCGGTCGCCTACCTCACCGGCGCGCTCGGCGCCGACCTGGGGGTGATGCTCTCCGCCAGTCACAACGCCATGCCGGACAACGGCATCAAGTTCTTCGCCCGCGGCGGCCACAAGCTCGCCGATGAGCTGGAGGACAGGATCGAGGCGGTGTACGAGTCCCACCGCCACGGCGAGCCCTGGGAACGGCCGACCGGCGCCGGGGTCGGCCGCGTGCGGTCGTACGACGAGGGCTTCGAGCAGTACGTCGGCCATCTGCTCACCGTCCTCCCGAACCGGCTCGACGGTTTGAAGATCGTCCTGGACGAAGCGCACGGTGCGGCCTCGGGGGTCTCGCCGGAGGCGTTCTCCCGGGCGGGTGCGCAGGTCATCACGATCGGTGCCGAACCGGACGGACTGAACATCAACGACGGCTGCGGCTCGACCCATCTGGGCAAGCTCAAGGCTGCAGTAGTCGAGCACGGTGCGGACTTCGGCATCGCGCACGACGGTGACGCCGACCGCTGCCTGGCCGTTGACCACACCGGCGAGGAGGTCGACGGCGACCAGATCCTGTCGGTGCTCGCCCTGGCGATGCGGGAACGCTCCGAGCTGCGGGCCGACACCGTGGTGGCCACGGTGATGTCGAACCTCGGGTTCACACTGGCCATGGAACGAGCGGGCATCCGGCTCGTGCAGACGGCCGTGGGCGACCGGTACGTGCTGGAGGCGATGAAGGAGCACGGCTTCGCCCTGGGCGGCGAGCAGTCCGGGCACGTGATCATCCTCGACCATGCGACGACCGGTGACGGCACGCTGACCGGCCTGCTCCTGGCGGCGCGGGTCGCGGAGAGCGGTCGTACGCTGCGGGAGCTGGTCTCGGTGATGGAGCGGCTGCCGCAGGTACTGATCAACGTGCCCGACGTGGACAAGTCACGGGTGAAGACCTCGGCTGACCTGGCCACCGCGGTCAGCGAGGCGGAGCGGGAGCTGGGCGAGACCGGGCGGGTGCTGCTGCGGCCGTCGGGTACGGAGCCGCTGGTCCGGGTGATGGTCGAGGCCGCGGACATCGAGCAGGCCCGGTCGGTTGCCGGACGACTGGCCGACGCGGTGAAGTCGGCACTGGGATAG
- the rpsI gene encoding 30S ribosomal protein S9 produces the protein MAETTAEQPLEELDIDSYTTESEVPVEGEYTSESLASHFGEPQPAAGLGRRKNAIARVRIVPGTGKWKINGRTLEDYFPNKVHQQEVNEPFKVLELEGRYDVIARIAGGGVSGQAGALRLGVARALNEADVDNNRGPLKKAGFLRRDDRAVERKKAGLKKARKAPQYSKR, from the coding sequence GTGGCCGAGACCACTGCCGAGCAGCCGCTCGAAGAGCTTGACATCGACAGCTACACCACCGAGTCCGAGGTTCCGGTGGAGGGTGAGTACACCTCCGAGTCCCTCGCCTCGCACTTCGGTGAGCCCCAGCCGGCCGCCGGCCTGGGCCGCCGCAAGAACGCCATTGCCCGCGTCCGGATCGTTCCGGGCACCGGCAAGTGGAAGATCAACGGGCGTACCCTTGAGGACTACTTCCCGAACAAGGTGCACCAGCAGGAAGTCAACGAGCCCTTCAAGGTGCTCGAACTTGAGGGTCGCTACGACGTCATCGCCCGCATCGCCGGTGGCGGTGTCTCCGGTCAGGCCGGTGCGCTCCGTCTCGGTGTCGCCCGCGCGCTGAACGAGGCGGACGTCGACAACAACCGTGGCCCGCTGAAGAAGGCCGGCTTCCTCCGCCGCGACGACCGTGCGGTCGAGCGCAAGAAGGCCGGTCTGAAGAAGGCTCGCAAGGCCCCGCAGTACAGCAAGCGCTAA
- the rplM gene encoding 50S ribosomal protein L13, whose translation MRTYSPKPGDVTRQWHVIDAQDVVLGRLATTAATLLRGKHKPIYAPHVDAGDFVIIINADKVHLSGNKRTQKMAYRHSGYPGGLRSVRYDELLDKNPEKAIEKAVKGMLPKNSLGRQMLSKLKVYKGDQHPHAAQQPVPFEITQVAQ comes from the coding sequence GTGCGTACGTACAGCCCCAAGCCCGGCGATGTGACGCGCCAGTGGCACGTCATCGACGCTCAGGACGTTGTCCTGGGCCGTCTCGCCACCACCGCAGCGACCCTCCTCCGGGGCAAGCACAAGCCGATCTACGCGCCGCACGTCGACGCTGGTGACTTCGTCATCATCATCAACGCCGACAAGGTGCACCTGTCCGGCAACAAGCGGACCCAGAAGATGGCGTACCGCCACTCCGGCTACCCGGGTGGTCTGCGCTCCGTCCGCTATGACGAGCTGCTGGACAAGAACCCCGAGAAGGCCATCGAGAAGGCCGTCAAGGGCATGCTCCCGAAGAACTCCCTGGGCCGTCAGATGCTCTCGAAGCTGAAGGTCTACAAGGGTGACCAGCACCCGCACGCTGCCCAGCAGCCGGTGCCGTTCGAGATCACCCAGGTCGCGCAGTAA
- the truA gene encoding tRNA pseudouridine(38-40) synthase TruA, protein MSDEVQPGHLRIRLDVSYDGTDFHGWAKQAGGKRTVQGEIEDALRTVTRSREKTYELTVAGRTDAGVHARGQVAHVDLPVELWAEHREKLLKRLAGRLAKDVRVWRLTEAPAGFNARFSAIWRRYAYRVTDNPGGVDPLLRNHILWHDWPLDVDAMNEAARGLLGEHDFAAYCKKREGATTIRTLQELSLQRGPDGIITATVRADAFCHNMVRSLIGALLFVGDGHRTPKWPGKVLAAGVRDSAVHVVRPHGLTLEEVGYPADDLLAARNKEARNKRSLPSAGCCGRA, encoded by the coding sequence GTGAGTGACGAAGTACAGCCCGGGCATCTACGCATCCGCCTCGACGTCTCCTACGACGGCACCGACTTCCACGGCTGGGCCAAACAAGCCGGCGGCAAGCGGACCGTGCAGGGGGAGATCGAGGATGCGCTGCGTACCGTGACGCGGTCGAGGGAGAAGACGTACGAGCTGACCGTGGCAGGGCGGACGGACGCCGGCGTGCACGCACGCGGGCAAGTCGCCCATGTCGACCTGCCGGTGGAGCTGTGGGCCGAACACCGCGAGAAGCTGTTGAAGCGGCTCGCCGGACGGCTGGCGAAGGACGTGCGGGTGTGGCGGCTCACCGAGGCCCCTGCGGGCTTCAACGCCCGGTTCTCGGCGATCTGGAGGCGGTATGCGTACCGAGTGACGGACAACCCCGGCGGTGTCGATCCCCTGCTGCGCAACCACATCCTCTGGCACGACTGGCCCCTCGACGTCGACGCCATGAACGAGGCCGCGCGGGGGCTGCTGGGGGAGCACGACTTCGCCGCCTACTGCAAGAAGCGGGAGGGAGCGACCACCATCCGCACACTGCAGGAGCTGAGCCTTCAGCGAGGGCCGGACGGCATCATCACCGCCACGGTCCGAGCCGATGCGTTCTGCCACAACATGGTGCGCTCGCTGATCGGCGCCCTGCTGTTCGTCGGGGACGGCCACCGCACGCCGAAGTGGCCCGGAAAGGTGTTGGCCGCGGGGGTGCGGGACTCCGCCGTGCACGTCGTACGGCCGCACGGGCTGACCCTGGAGGAGGTGGGCTACCCCGCCGACGACCTGCTGGCCGCGCGCAACAAGGAGGCGCGGAACAAGCGCTCGCTGCCGTCGGCGGGATGCTGCGGCCGGGCCTGA
- the rplQ gene encoding 50S ribosomal protein L17: MPKPTKGARLGGSAAHEKLLLANLAKALFEHGRITTTEAKARRLRPYAERLVTKAKKGDLHNRRQVLQVITDKSIVHTLFTEIGPRYENRPGGYTRITKIGNRRGDNAPMAVIELVEALTVQQKAVGEAEAATKRAVKEAEEVKAEETAEAPAEEAAAEESKDA; encoded by the coding sequence ATGCCGAAGCCCACCAAGGGTGCCCGTCTGGGCGGCAGCGCCGCGCACGAGAAGCTGCTCCTCGCGAACCTCGCGAAGGCGCTCTTCGAGCACGGCCGCATCACCACCACCGAGGCGAAGGCCCGCCGCCTACGCCCGTACGCCGAGCGTCTGGTCACCAAGGCGAAGAAGGGCGACCTTCACAACCGCCGTCAGGTGCTCCAGGTCATCACGGACAAGAGCATCGTCCACACGCTCTTCACCGAGATCGGCCCGCGTTACGAGAACCGTCCGGGTGGTTACACCCGCATCACCAAGATCGGTAACCGCCGCGGCGACAACGCCCCCATGGCTGTCATCGAGCTGGTCGAGGCGCTGACGGTGCAGCAGAAGGCCGTGGGTGAGGCCGAGGCCGCCACCAAGCGCGCGGTCAAGGAGGCCGAGGAGGTCAAGGCGGAGGAGACCGCCGAGGCTCCGGCCGAGGAGGCCGCCGCCGAGGAGTCCAAGGACGCCTGA
- a CDS encoding DNA-directed RNA polymerase subunit alpha, with product MLIAQRPSLTEEVVDEFRSRFVIEPLEPGFGYTLGNSLRRTLLSSIPGAAVTSIRIDGVLHEFTTVPGVKEDVTDLILNIKQLVVSSEHDEPVVMYLRKQGPGLVTAADIAPPAGVEVHNPDLVLATLNGKGKLEMELTVERGRGYVSAVQNKQVGQEIGRIPVDSIYSPVLKVTYKVEATRVEQRTDFDKLIVDVETKQAMRPRDAMASAGKTLVELFGLARELNIDAEGIDMGPSPTDAALAADLALPIEELELTVRSYNCLKREGIHSVGELVARSEADLLDIRNFGAKSIDEVKAKLAGMGLALKDSPPGFDPTAAADAFGADDDTDAGFVETEQY from the coding sequence ATGCTGATCGCTCAGCGTCCCTCGTTGACCGAAGAGGTCGTCGACGAGTTCCGCTCCCGGTTCGTGATCGAGCCGCTGGAGCCGGGCTTCGGTTACACCCTCGGCAACTCCCTCCGTCGTACCCTCCTGTCTTCGATCCCGGGTGCCGCCGTCACCTCGATCCGGATCGACGGTGTCCTGCACGAGTTCACCACCGTGCCGGGTGTCAAGGAAGACGTCACCGACCTGATCCTCAACATCAAGCAGCTCGTCGTCTCCTCGGAGCACGACGAGCCGGTCGTGATGTACCTGCGCAAGCAGGGCCCGGGTCTGGTCACCGCCGCCGACATCGCGCCCCCGGCCGGCGTCGAGGTGCACAACCCCGACCTGGTCCTCGCCACGCTCAACGGCAAGGGCAAGCTGGAGATGGAGCTGACGGTCGAGCGTGGCCGCGGTTACGTTTCGGCTGTCCAGAACAAGCAGGTCGGCCAGGAGATCGGCCGCATCCCGGTCGACTCGATCTACAGCCCCGTGCTGAAGGTCACCTACAAGGTCGAGGCCACGCGTGTTGAGCAGCGCACCGACTTCGACAAGCTGATCGTCGACGTCGAGACCAAGCAGGCGATGCGTCCGCGCGACGCCATGGCCTCCGCCGGCAAGACCCTGGTGGAGCTGTTCGGCCTCGCCCGCGAGCTGAACATCGACGCCGAGGGCATCGACATGGGTCCGTCCCCGACGGACGCCGCGCTCGCCGCCGATCTGGCGCTGCCGATCGAGGAGCTGGAGCTCACCGTTCGGTCGTACAACTGCCTCAAGCGCGAGGGCATCCACTCCGTGGGTGAGCTGGTCGCGCGTTCCGAGGCCGACCTCCTCGACATCCGCAACTTCGGTGCGAAGTCGATCGACGAGGTCAAGGCGAAGCTGGCCGGCATGGGCCTGGCCCTGAAGGACAGCCCGCCCGGATTCGACCCGACCGCCGCCGCGGACGCCTTCGGCGCCGACGACGACACGGACGCGGGTTTCGTGGAGACCGAGCAGTACTGA
- the rpsK gene encoding 30S ribosomal protein S11, with translation MPPKGRQGAAKKVRRKEKKNVAHGHAHIKSTFNNTIVSITDPSGNVISWASAGHVGFKGSRKSTPFAAQMAAESAARRAQEHGMRKVDVFVKGPGSGRETAIRSLQATGLEVGSIQDVTPTPHNGCRPPKRRRV, from the coding sequence ATGCCCCCCAAGGGTCGTCAGGGCGCTGCCAAGAAGGTGCGCCGCAAGGAAAAGAAGAACGTCGCTCACGGCCACGCGCACATCAAGAGCACGTTCAACAACACGATCGTCTCCATCACGGACCCGTCCGGCAACGTGATCTCCTGGGCCTCCGCCGGCCACGTCGGCTTCAAGGGCTCCCGGAAGTCCACGCCGTTCGCCGCGCAGATGGCCGCCGAGTCGGCCGCCCGCCGCGCCCAGGAGCACGGCATGCGCAAGGTCGACGTGTTCGTCAAGGGTCCGGGTTCCGGTCGTGAGACCGCGATCCGCTCCCTGCAGGCGACGGGTCTCGAGGTCGGCTCCATCCAGGACGTCACCCCGACCCCGCACAACGGCTGCCGTCCGCCGAAGCGTCGTCGCGTCTGA
- the rpsM gene encoding 30S ribosomal protein S13 produces the protein MARVSGVDIPRDKRVEVALTYVFGIGRTLSQETLAATGVDPNTRVRDLSEEQLVAIREYVDNNIKTEGDLRREIQADIRRKVEIGCYQGLRHRRGLPVRGQRTSTNARTRKGPRRAIAGKKKPGKK, from the coding sequence ATGGCACGCGTTTCCGGTGTTGACATCCCGCGCGACAAGCGCGTGGAGGTCGCCCTCACCTACGTGTTCGGCATCGGCCGGACCCTCTCGCAGGAGACGCTGGCTGCGACCGGCGTCGACCCGAACACCCGCGTTCGCGACCTCTCCGAGGAGCAGCTCGTCGCGATCCGCGAGTACGTCGACAACAACATCAAGACCGAGGGTGACCTCCGTCGCGAGATCCAGGCCGACATCCGCCGCAAGGTCGAGATCGGTTGCTACCAGGGTCTGCGTCACCGTCGCGGTCTGCCCGTCCGCGGTCAGCGCACCAGCACCAACGCCCGCACCCGCAAGGGGCCGCGTCGCGCCATCGCCGGCAAGAAGAAGCCGGGCAAGAAGTAG
- the rpmJ gene encoding 50S ribosomal protein L36 — MKVKPSVKKICDKCRVIRRHGRVMVICENPRHKQRQG; from the coding sequence ATGAAGGTCAAGCCGAGCGTCAAGAAGATCTGCGACAAGTGCAGGGTGATCCGCCGTCACGGCCGGGTCATGGTCATCTGCGAGAACCCGCGCCACAAGCAGCGCCAGGGCTGA
- the infA gene encoding translation initiation factor IF-1, translated as MAKKQGAIEIEGTVVESLPNAMFRVELQNGHQVLAHISGKMRMHYIRILPDDRVVVELSPYDLTRGRIVYRYK; from the coding sequence GTGGCCAAGAAACAGGGTGCCATCGAGATCGAGGGCACTGTCGTCGAGTCTCTGCCGAACGCCATGTTCAGGGTTGAGCTCCAGAACGGCCACCAGGTCCTGGCCCACATCAGCGGCAAGATGCGGATGCACTACATCCGTATCCTCCCTGACGACCGGGTCGTGGTGGAGTTGTCTCCGTACGACCTGACACGTGGCCGGATCGTCTACCGATACAAGTAG